A stretch of the Streptomyces sp. NBC_01428 genome encodes the following:
- the ddaH gene encoding dimethylargininase, with the protein MPDSRVPRPRRFLVCEPRHFAVQYAINPWMHPDTPVDVDLARDQWKALISAYRAHGHSVDSVEPVVGLPDMVFAANSALVIAGRVFGSYFHAPERRPESTAYDTWFKTAGFDVYRPEAVCEGEGDLVPTRHYVLAGTGFRTTPEAHREVQEFFGVPVITLRLTDPRFYHLDTALFVLDDENIAYYPEAFSPGSREVLARLFPDAVVATREDAFAFGLNSVSDGRHVFIAPRAEALAGQLDRHGYVPVPVDLSEFQKAGGGIKCCTQEIRS; encoded by the coding sequence GTGCCCGACAGCCGTGTGCCGCGCCCCCGGCGCTTTCTCGTCTGCGAACCCAGACACTTCGCCGTTCAGTACGCGATCAATCCCTGGATGCATCCCGACACCCCCGTGGATGTGGATCTCGCGCGCGACCAGTGGAAGGCGCTGATCAGCGCCTACCGCGCGCACGGCCACTCCGTCGACTCCGTCGAGCCGGTCGTCGGCCTGCCCGACATGGTCTTCGCCGCGAACTCCGCGCTCGTCATCGCGGGCCGGGTCTTCGGCTCGTACTTCCACGCGCCGGAGCGGCGCCCCGAGTCCACCGCCTACGACACCTGGTTCAAGACGGCCGGGTTCGACGTCTACCGTCCCGAGGCGGTCTGCGAGGGCGAGGGCGACCTCGTCCCGACCCGCCACTACGTCCTGGCGGGCACCGGCTTCCGTACGACGCCCGAGGCCCATCGCGAGGTCCAGGAGTTCTTCGGCGTCCCGGTGATCACGCTGCGTCTGACGGACCCGCGGTTCTACCACCTGGACACCGCGCTGTTCGTCCTGGACGACGAGAACATCGCCTACTACCCGGAGGCCTTCTCGCCCGGCAGCCGCGAGGTGCTGGCCCGGCTGTTCCCGGACGCGGTGGTGGCGACCCGCGAGGACGCCTTCGCCTTCGGCCTCAACTCCGTGTCCGACGGCCGCCACGTCTTCATCGCCCCGCGCGCCGAGGCCCTGGCCGGTCAGCTCGACCGGCACGGCTACGTTCCCGTCCCCGTCGACCTCTCGGAGTTCCAGAAGGCCGGCGGCGGCATCAAGTGCTGCACTCAGGAGATCCGTTCATGA
- a CDS encoding Lrp/AsnC family transcriptional regulator, with product MNSKPAMFDDLDRKIITALMANARTSFAEIGAAIGLSATAVKRRVDRLRETGVITGFTATVKPVALGWRTEAYVEVYCEGAAPPRRLAEVVRNHPEITAAMTVTGGADALLHVRAVDVEHFEEVLERIRVEPFIRKTISYMVLSHLLPEAPEAGATHAAPDDAGNVR from the coding sequence ATGAACAGCAAGCCCGCGATGTTCGACGACCTCGACCGCAAGATCATCACCGCTCTGATGGCCAACGCCCGGACGAGCTTCGCGGAGATCGGCGCGGCGATCGGGCTGTCCGCCACGGCGGTCAAGCGACGCGTGGACCGGCTGCGCGAGACGGGCGTGATCACCGGATTCACCGCCACGGTGAAACCGGTCGCGCTCGGCTGGCGCACGGAGGCGTACGTCGAGGTGTACTGCGAGGGGGCGGCCCCGCCGCGGCGGCTGGCGGAGGTGGTGCGCAACCATCCGGAGATCACCGCGGCGATGACGGTGACCGGGGGCGCGGACGCGCTGCTGCACGTGCGGGCGGTGGACGTGGAGCACTTCGAGGAGGTGCTGGAGCGCATCCGGGTGGAACCGTTCATCCGGAAGACGATCAGCTACATGGTGCTGTCCCACCTGCTGCCCGAGGCTCCGGAGGCGGGGGCGACCCACGCGGCCCCGGACGACGCAGGAAACGTGCGCTGA
- a CDS encoding LytR/AlgR family response regulator transcription factor, producing the protein MLRALAVDDEQPSLEELLYLLNADPRIGSAEGAGDATEALRRINRALESGPGGPEAIDVVFLDIHMPGLDGLDLARLLGGFAQPPLVVFVTAHEGFAVQAFDLKAVDYVLKPVRRERLAEAIRRAAQLRDTAPRIPVHEPDPDHLSVELGGITRFVAVDDITHVEAHGDYARLHTAQGSHLVRIPLSTLEERWRSRGFVRIHRRHLVALRHIAELRLDAGTVSVLVDSVELQVSRRHARQLRDLLLRRTTS; encoded by the coding sequence ATGCTGCGCGCCCTCGCCGTCGACGACGAACAACCCTCCCTGGAGGAACTCCTGTACCTCCTCAACGCCGATCCCCGGATCGGCAGCGCCGAGGGAGCCGGCGACGCGACCGAGGCACTGCGCCGCATCAACCGCGCCCTGGAGTCGGGGCCGGGCGGCCCCGAGGCGATCGACGTCGTCTTCCTCGACATCCACATGCCGGGCCTCGACGGACTCGACCTGGCCCGGCTGCTCGGCGGGTTCGCGCAACCGCCGCTCGTCGTGTTCGTCACCGCCCACGAGGGCTTCGCCGTCCAGGCCTTCGACCTCAAGGCCGTCGACTACGTCCTCAAGCCCGTACGGCGCGAACGGCTCGCCGAGGCGATCCGCCGGGCGGCCCAACTCCGCGACACCGCACCGCGGATCCCCGTCCACGAACCCGACCCCGACCACCTGTCCGTCGAACTCGGCGGCATCACCCGCTTCGTGGCCGTCGACGACATCACCCACGTCGAGGCCCACGGTGACTACGCCCGGCTGCACACCGCGCAGGGCAGCCACCTGGTGCGCATCCCGCTGTCCACCCTCGAAGAACGCTGGCGCTCCCGCGGCTTCGTCCGCATCCACCGCCGCCACCTCGTCGCCCTGCGCCACATAGCCGAACTCCGCCTGGACGCGGGCACCGTCAGCGTCCTCGTCGACTCCGTCGAACTCCAGGTCAGCCGCCGCCACGCGCGACAACTGCGCGACCTGCTGCTGCGCCGGACCACGAGCTGA
- a CDS encoding sodium/solute symporter → MNQNYAVPAVALVVVATVLVGAFGLRISRTTSDFYVASRTVGPRLNAAAISGEYLSAASFLGIAGLVLVQGPDMLWYPVGYTAGYLVLLLFVAAPLRRSGAYTLPDFAEARLGSQAVRRLAGAFVVGVGWLYLLPQLQGAGLTLAVMTDAPDWFGGVLVAVVVVATVAAGGMRSITFVQAFQYWLKLTALLVPALFLVLAWQAHGAPRHAFDEPPTFREQRLVRIDDTVDLTLSRPLTVTATGTVDGHRYDATRLRLPAGTHHVERGTRLTFDRGAPVPAADRGSNGGMSTSLAAGREERPLYATYGLILATFLGTMGLPHVVVRFYTSPHGVAARRTTVAVLGLIGAFYLLPPVYGALGRLYTPELSLSGDADAAVLLLPDRMLGGAGGNLLGALVAGGAFAAFLSTASGLTMAVAGVLTQDVLPSRGVRHFRLGTVLAMAVPLAASVLVGGLPVADAVGLAFAVSASSFCPLLVLGIWWRRLTPPGAAAGMLVGGGAALVAVGATMAGYPRSGSLHALLAWPALWSVPLGFVTMVLVSLATAARVPAGTAAILARFHLPEELTEAAGR, encoded by the coding sequence GTGAACCAGAACTACGCCGTCCCCGCGGTCGCCCTCGTCGTCGTCGCGACCGTCCTCGTCGGCGCCTTCGGCCTGCGCATCTCCCGGACCACCTCGGACTTCTACGTCGCCTCCCGCACCGTCGGCCCCCGCCTCAACGCCGCCGCGATCAGCGGCGAGTACCTCTCCGCCGCCTCCTTCCTCGGCATCGCCGGACTGGTCCTCGTCCAGGGACCCGACATGCTCTGGTACCCCGTCGGCTACACCGCGGGCTACCTCGTCCTGCTCCTGTTCGTCGCGGCACCGCTGCGCCGCTCCGGCGCCTACACGCTGCCGGACTTCGCGGAGGCGCGCCTCGGATCGCAGGCGGTGCGGCGGCTCGCCGGCGCGTTCGTCGTCGGCGTCGGCTGGCTGTACCTGCTGCCCCAACTCCAGGGCGCGGGGCTGACGCTGGCCGTGATGACGGACGCGCCCGACTGGTTCGGCGGCGTCCTGGTGGCCGTCGTCGTGGTCGCCACCGTCGCCGCGGGCGGTATGCGCAGCATCACCTTCGTGCAGGCCTTCCAGTACTGGCTCAAGCTCACCGCCCTGCTCGTCCCGGCGCTCTTCCTCGTCCTCGCCTGGCAGGCGCACGGCGCGCCCCGTCACGCCTTCGACGAGCCGCCGACCTTCCGTGAGCAGCGCCTCGTCCGGATCGACGACACCGTCGACCTGACCCTGTCCCGGCCGCTCACCGTCACCGCGACCGGCACCGTGGACGGCCACCGCTACGACGCCACACGCCTTCGCCTGCCGGCCGGCACCCACCACGTCGAGCGCGGCACCCGGCTGACCTTCGACCGCGGCGCCCCGGTCCCCGCGGCGGACCGCGGCAGCAACGGCGGGATGTCGACCTCGCTCGCGGCCGGACGCGAGGAACGCCCCCTCTACGCGACGTACGGACTGATCCTCGCCACCTTCCTCGGCACCATGGGCCTGCCCCACGTCGTCGTCCGCTTCTACACGAGCCCGCACGGGGTCGCCGCCCGCCGCACCACCGTCGCCGTACTCGGCCTCATCGGCGCCTTCTACCTGCTGCCGCCCGTCTACGGAGCGCTCGGCCGGCTGTACACCCCCGAACTCAGCCTCAGCGGCGACGCGGACGCCGCCGTGCTCCTGCTGCCCGACCGGATGCTCGGCGGAGCCGGCGGGAACCTGCTGGGCGCACTCGTCGCGGGCGGAGCCTTCGCCGCGTTCCTGTCCACGGCCTCCGGACTGACGATGGCGGTCGCCGGGGTGCTCACCCAGGACGTGCTGCCCTCCCGCGGCGTACGGCACTTCCGGCTGGGCACCGTCCTCGCGATGGCCGTCCCGCTCGCCGCGAGCGTGCTGGTCGGCGGGCTGCCCGTCGCCGACGCGGTCGGCCTCGCGTTCGCCGTGTCCGCGTCCTCGTTCTGCCCGCTCCTCGTCCTCGGCATCTGGTGGCGGCGGCTCACCCCGCCCGGCGCCGCCGCCGGGATGCTCGTCGGCGGCGGCGCCGCCCTCGTCGCCGTCGGCGCCACCATGGCCGGCTATCCGCGCTCCGGCTCGCTGCACGCCCTGCTCGCCTGGCCGGCCCTCTGGTCCGTGCCGCTCGGCTTCGTCACCATGGTGCTCGTGTCCCTGGCCACCGCCGCCCGCGTACCGGCGGGGACGGCCGCGATCCTCGCCCGCTTCCACCTCCCGGAGGAACTCACCGAGGCGGCGGGACGGTGA
- a CDS encoding sensor histidine kinase: protein MSGFLAGLCVAALPLLAAGFWLGRRTARPQNLGGLGTPVEHATFQTLHTASLAAPPLRAGLTEETARRSARRLRTLLGTDALCLTDQETVLAWDGVGSHHRAEIMERLGGPLDTGRGEAFRLHCEEPACTLRWAVVAPLTVEERVHGALVVCAPRESAVLVRAAGEVARWVSVQLELADLDQSRTRLIEAEIRALRAQISPHFIFNSLAVIASFVRTDPERARELLLEFADFTRYSFRRHGDFTTLADELHAIDHYLALVRARFGERLSVTLQIAPEVLPVALPFLCLQPLVENAVKHGLEGKTDKSHISITAQDAGAEALVVIEDNGVGMDPDRLRRILSGEVGPSGGIGLSNVDERLRQVYGDDHGLVIETAEGAGMKITARLPKYQPGVHSAARRARQ, encoded by the coding sequence GTGAGCGGGTTCCTCGCCGGCCTCTGCGTCGCGGCGCTGCCGCTCCTGGCCGCGGGGTTCTGGCTCGGCAGACGCACCGCCCGGCCGCAGAACCTCGGCGGCCTCGGTACGCCCGTCGAGCACGCCACCTTCCAGACCCTGCACACCGCCTCGCTCGCCGCGCCGCCGCTGCGCGCCGGTCTCACGGAGGAGACGGCCCGCCGCTCCGCGCGGCGGCTGCGCACCCTGCTCGGCACCGACGCGCTCTGCCTCACCGACCAGGAGACGGTCCTCGCCTGGGACGGCGTCGGTTCCCACCACCGCGCGGAGATCATGGAACGGCTCGGCGGCCCGCTGGACACCGGCCGCGGCGAGGCCTTCCGGCTGCACTGCGAGGAACCCGCCTGCACGCTCCGCTGGGCCGTCGTCGCCCCGCTCACCGTCGAGGAACGGGTGCACGGAGCGCTCGTCGTCTGCGCGCCCCGCGAGTCGGCCGTCCTCGTGCGCGCGGCCGGCGAGGTCGCGCGCTGGGTCTCCGTCCAGCTGGAGCTGGCCGACCTCGACCAGTCCCGGACCCGGCTCATCGAGGCCGAGATCAGGGCCCTGCGCGCCCAGATATCCCCGCACTTCATCTTCAACTCGCTCGCGGTGATCGCCTCGTTCGTGCGCACCGACCCGGAGCGCGCCCGCGAGCTGCTCCTGGAGTTCGCCGACTTCACCCGCTACTCGTTCCGCCGGCACGGCGACTTCACCACGCTCGCGGACGAGCTCCACGCGATCGACCACTACCTGGCGCTCGTCCGGGCCCGCTTCGGCGAGCGGCTCTCCGTCACCCTGCAGATCGCGCCCGAGGTGCTGCCGGTGGCGCTGCCCTTCCTCTGTCTCCAGCCGCTGGTGGAGAACGCCGTCAAGCACGGTCTGGAGGGCAAGACCGACAAGAGCCACATCAGCATCACGGCCCAGGACGCGGGAGCCGAGGCCCTCGTCGTCATCGAGGACAACGGGGTCGGCATGGACCCCGACCGGTTGCGCCGCATCCTGTCCGGCGAGGTCGGGCCCTCCGGCGGGATCGGCCTCTCCAACGTCGACGAGCGGCTGCGGCAGGTCTACGGCGACGACCACGGCCTGGTCATCGAGACCGCCGAGGGCGCGGGCATGAAGATCACCGCGAGGCTGCCCAAGTACCAGCCGGGCGTCCACTCGGCGGCCCGGCGCGCCCGGCAGTGA
- a CDS encoding cytochrome c oxidase assembly protein — protein sequence MDHSGHGMTMDLPPFTLGRGLTWSTDPFFLVACLLGLALYGWGVVRLARRGDSWSWGRTVSFVIGVLTVLLMMCTRLNDYGMVMFSVHMVQHMVISMLSPILILLGAPITLALRALPVAAKRGSKGPRELLLMFLHSRFMRIITHPAFTIPLFIASLYALYFSPIFDFLMGSRTGHIAMMCHFLAVGLVFFWPIMGVDPGPHRPGYLMRMLELFAGMPFHAFFGIALMMASQPMVETYENPPASLRIDALADQTAAGGIAWAFSEIPSVLVLLALLFQWYGSEQRQAKRQDRAADRDGDKELEAYNAYLASLDARSR from the coding sequence ATGGATCACAGCGGGCACGGCATGACCATGGATCTGCCGCCGTTCACGCTGGGACGGGGGCTCACGTGGTCCACGGACCCGTTCTTCCTCGTCGCGTGTCTGCTCGGGCTCGCACTGTACGGCTGGGGCGTGGTGCGACTGGCGCGGCGCGGGGACAGCTGGTCGTGGGGCCGGACCGTCTCCTTCGTCATCGGTGTGCTGACCGTCCTGCTCATGATGTGCACCCGGCTGAACGACTACGGCATGGTCATGTTCAGCGTGCACATGGTGCAGCACATGGTCATCAGCATGCTGTCGCCGATCCTGATCCTGCTCGGCGCTCCGATCACGCTGGCCCTTCGGGCACTGCCGGTGGCGGCGAAGCGCGGCAGCAAGGGGCCGCGTGAACTGCTGCTGATGTTCCTGCACAGCCGGTTCATGCGGATCATCACCCACCCCGCGTTCACCATCCCGCTGTTCATCGCGAGCCTGTACGCGCTGTACTTCTCCCCGATCTTCGACTTCCTGATGGGCTCCAGGACGGGCCACATCGCGATGATGTGCCACTTCCTCGCGGTCGGGCTGGTGTTCTTCTGGCCGATCATGGGCGTCGACCCCGGCCCGCACCGTCCGGGTTATCTGATGCGGATGCTGGAGCTGTTCGCGGGCATGCCGTTCCACGCGTTCTTCGGCATCGCGCTGATGATGGCCTCGCAGCCGATGGTCGAGACGTACGAGAACCCGCCCGCCTCCCTCCGTATCGACGCGCTCGCCGACCAGACCGCCGCGGGCGGGATCGCCTGGGCGTTCAGCGAGATCCCCTCCGTGCTCGTGCTGCTCGCCCTGCTCTTCCAGTGGTACGGCTCCGAGCAGCGGCAGGCCAAGCGCCAGGACCGGGCCGCGGACCGTGACGGTGACAAGGAGCTGGAGGCGTACAACGCCTATCTGGCCTCGCTCGACGCACGCAGTCGCTGA
- a CDS encoding 6-phosphofructokinase — translation MRIGVLTSGGDCPGLNAVIRSVVHRAVVDHGDEVIGFRDGWKGLLECDYLKLDLDAVSGILARGGTMLGSSRVQPAHLRDGVERARGHVEELGLDAIIPIGGEGTLKAARLLSDAGLPIVGVPKTIDNDIAVTDVTFGFDTAVGVATEALDRLKTTAESHQRVLIVEVMGRHTGWIALHSGMAAGAHAIVVPERPFDIEELAAKVGERFAAGKRFAIVVAAEGAKPREGSMEYDEGGKDVYGHERFAGIARQLSIELEERLGKEARPVILGHVQRGGTPTAYDRVLATRFGWHAVEAVHRGEFGNMTALRGTDIVMVSLAEAVETLKTVPDERYAEAECVL, via the coding sequence ATGCGCATTGGTGTCCTCACGTCCGGCGGCGACTGCCCCGGCCTGAACGCCGTCATCCGGTCCGTCGTACACCGTGCCGTCGTCGACCACGGCGACGAGGTCATCGGCTTCCGCGACGGCTGGAAGGGACTGCTGGAGTGCGACTACCTCAAGCTCGACCTCGACGCGGTGAGCGGCATCCTGGCTCGCGGCGGCACCATGCTCGGCTCCTCCCGGGTCCAGCCCGCGCATCTGCGTGACGGTGTGGAGCGGGCCCGCGGGCACGTCGAGGAGCTCGGGCTCGACGCGATCATCCCGATCGGCGGCGAGGGCACGCTCAAGGCCGCCCGGCTGCTGTCGGACGCCGGCCTGCCGATCGTCGGCGTACCAAAGACCATCGACAACGACATCGCCGTCACGGACGTCACCTTCGGCTTCGACACGGCCGTCGGTGTCGCGACCGAGGCCCTCGACCGGCTGAAGACCACCGCCGAGTCGCACCAGCGTGTGCTGATCGTGGAGGTCATGGGCCGCCACACCGGCTGGATCGCGCTGCACTCCGGCATGGCGGCGGGCGCGCACGCCATCGTCGTACCGGAACGGCCCTTCGACATCGAGGAGCTGGCCGCGAAGGTCGGCGAACGGTTCGCGGCCGGCAAGCGCTTCGCCATCGTCGTCGCCGCCGAGGGCGCCAAGCCCCGCGAGGGCTCCATGGAGTACGACGAGGGCGGCAAGGACGTCTACGGCCACGAGCGCTTCGCGGGTATCGCCCGGCAGCTCTCCATCGAGCTGGAGGAGCGGCTCGGCAAGGAGGCCCGGCCGGTCATCCTCGGACACGTGCAGCGCGGCGGCACGCCGACGGCCTACGACCGCGTCCTCGCGACCCGGTTCGGCTGGCACGCGGTGGAGGCCGTGCACCGCGGCGAGTTCGGGAACATGACCGCGCTGCGCGGGACCGACATCGTGATGGTGTCGCTCGCGGAGGCGGTGGAGACCCTCAAGACGGTCCCCGACGAGCGCTACGCCGAGGCGGAGTGCGTGCTCTGA
- a CDS encoding type 1 glutamine amidotransferase yields the protein MSDNSLRLVWIYPDLLSTYGDQGNALVVERRARQRGLDVARLDVRSDQPIPTSGDIYLIGGGEDRPQRLAAERLRRDGGLHRAVGNGAIVFSVCAGYQILGHEFINDLGQREPGLGLLDVVSTRGEGERCVGDVLADIDPRLGLPQLTGFENHQGVTHLGPTARPFANVRLGKGNGTGDGTEGAYNDTVFGTYMHGPVLARNPLIADLLLKLALDVNALPPIDDRWYEALRSERIAAATQPA from the coding sequence ATGAGTGACAACAGCCTGCGTCTGGTGTGGATCTATCCGGACCTGCTGAGCACCTACGGCGACCAGGGCAACGCCCTCGTCGTGGAGCGCAGGGCCCGCCAGCGCGGCCTCGACGTGGCCCGTCTCGACGTGCGCAGCGACCAGCCGATCCCCACCTCCGGTGACATCTACCTCATCGGCGGCGGCGAGGACCGTCCGCAGCGGCTCGCGGCGGAGCGGCTGCGCCGCGACGGCGGTCTGCACCGCGCGGTGGGCAACGGCGCGATCGTCTTCTCGGTGTGCGCCGGCTACCAGATCCTCGGGCACGAGTTCATCAACGACCTCGGCCAGCGCGAGCCGGGCCTCGGCCTGCTCGACGTGGTCTCCACCCGGGGCGAGGGCGAGCGGTGCGTCGGCGACGTGCTCGCGGACATCGACCCGCGGCTCGGCCTGCCCCAGCTGACCGGCTTCGAGAACCACCAGGGCGTCACCCACCTCGGCCCCACGGCCCGCCCGTTCGCGAACGTGCGGCTCGGCAAGGGCAACGGCACGGGGGACGGCACGGAGGGCGCGTACAACGACACCGTGTTCGGTACGTACATGCACGGGCCCGTCCTCGCGCGCAATCCGCTGATCGCCGACCTGCTGCTGAAGCTGGCGCTCGACGTGAACGCGCTGCCGCCGATCGACGACCGCTGGTACGAGGCGCTGCGCTCCGAGCGCATCGCGGCGGCCACCCAGCCCGCCTAG
- a CDS encoding MurT ligase domain-containing protein, translating into MSGNSDPLTPRAKLAVTAGKAAAAVSRAAGRGSGSVIGGRVALKLDPDLLARLATHLDVILVSATNGKTTTTRLIAEALGAAGPVVSNALGANMPAGITSALAGGSDAKFAVIEVDEKYLSGVARDTDPKCIALLNLSRDQLDRAAETRMMAEHWREGLAGSKAVVVANADDPLVVWAASSSPNVMWVAAGQMWKDDAWSCPSCGGVMQRPGDDWFCGDCGFRRPTPTWALSGDHVLDPHGSAWPIHLQLPGRANKANAASSAAVAAVFGVPPQVALERMYQVQAVAGRYDVVQFMQRDLRLLLAKNPAGWLETFSLIDPPPTPVILSVNARGADGTDTSWLWDVDYTRLTGHPIFVLGDRKLDLAVRLEVANQQFQVCENLDQAVQMAPPGRIEVIANYTAFQDLRRRVGN; encoded by the coding sequence ATGTCAGGCAACTCGGACCCGCTGACGCCGCGGGCCAAGCTGGCCGTGACGGCGGGCAAGGCGGCGGCGGCCGTCTCGCGAGCCGCCGGACGCGGCAGCGGATCGGTGATCGGCGGCCGGGTGGCTCTCAAGCTCGACCCCGACCTGCTGGCGAGGCTGGCCACGCACCTGGACGTGATCCTGGTGTCGGCGACCAACGGCAAGACCACCACGACCCGGCTGATCGCGGAGGCACTGGGCGCCGCGGGCCCGGTCGTGTCCAACGCGCTCGGCGCCAACATGCCCGCGGGCATCACCTCGGCGCTCGCCGGTGGTTCGGACGCCAAGTTCGCGGTCATCGAGGTCGACGAGAAGTACCTCTCGGGCGTGGCCCGGGACACGGACCCGAAGTGCATCGCGCTGCTGAACCTCTCGCGCGACCAGCTCGACCGGGCCGCCGAGACCCGGATGATGGCCGAGCACTGGCGTGAGGGGCTCGCCGGTTCCAAGGCCGTCGTGGTCGCCAACGCGGACGACCCGCTGGTCGTCTGGGCCGCCTCCTCCTCGCCGAACGTCATGTGGGTGGCGGCCGGTCAGATGTGGAAGGACGACGCCTGGTCCTGCCCGTCCTGCGGCGGTGTGATGCAGCGCCCCGGCGACGACTGGTTCTGCGGGGACTGCGGTTTCCGCCGGCCGACGCCGACCTGGGCCCTGTCCGGGGACCACGTGCTCGACCCGCACGGCTCCGCCTGGCCGATCCACCTCCAGCTGCCGGGCCGTGCCAACAAGGCGAACGCCGCCTCGTCGGCCGCCGTCGCCGCCGTCTTCGGGGTGCCCCCGCAGGTGGCCCTGGAGCGCATGTACCAGGTGCAGGCCGTCGCCGGACGCTACGACGTGGTGCAGTTCATGCAGCGCGACCTGCGTCTGCTGCTCGCCAAGAACCCGGCGGGCTGGCTGGAGACGTTCTCGCTGATCGACCCGCCGCCGACCCCGGTCATCCTGTCGGTGAACGCGCGCGGCGCCGACGGCACGGACACGTCCTGGCTGTGGGACGTCGACTACACCCGCCTGACCGGGCACCCGATCTTCGTCCTCGGCGACCGCAAGCTGGACCTCGCCGTACGCCTCGAAGTCGCCAACCAGCAGTTCCAGGTATGCGAGAACCTCGACCAGGCCGTGCAGATGGCTCCGCCCGGACGCATCGAGGTCATCGCCAACTACACCGCTTTCCAGGACTTGAGGCGTCGTGTCGGCAACTGA
- the def gene encoding peptide deformylase, which yields MRQSSIPGTHGRVRPLTLLGDPVLRTACAEITDFGPQLASLVEDMFATMYAAEGVGLAANQIGLGLRVFVYDCPDDDDVRHVGYVVNPRLVAADGVVLRGPEGCLSLPGLEAGTERFDRAVVEGVTLTGEPVTVEGTGWFARCLQHECDHLDGLVYADRLTGWRRKRILRQVGRASWGG from the coding sequence ATGCGACAGAGCTCCATCCCGGGCACCCACGGGCGCGTCCGGCCCCTCACTCTGCTCGGCGACCCCGTGCTGCGCACGGCCTGCGCGGAGATCACCGACTTCGGTCCCCAACTCGCGTCCCTCGTCGAGGACATGTTCGCGACGATGTACGCGGCCGAGGGCGTCGGTCTCGCCGCGAACCAGATCGGCCTGGGACTCCGCGTCTTCGTATACGACTGTCCCGACGACGACGATGTCCGCCATGTCGGGTATGTGGTGAATCCTCGGCTCGTCGCGGCGGACGGTGTGGTGCTGCGCGGGCCCGAGGGCTGCCTCTCGCTGCCGGGTCTGGAGGCCGGCACCGAGCGCTTCGACCGTGCCGTTGTCGAGGGGGTCACGCTCACCGGCGAGCCCGTGACCGTCGAGGGCACCGGCTGGTTCGCCCGCTGCCTCCAGCACGAGTGCGACCACCTCGACGGCCTGGTGTACGCCGACCGGCTCACCGGATGGCGCAGGAAGCGGATCCTGCGTCAGGTGGGCCGGGCGTCCTGGGGCGGGTGA
- a CDS encoding TetR family transcriptional regulator yields the protein MDTTQRTDQQRSADRRRRELLEAADRVVLRDGPGASMNAIAAEAGITKPILYRHFGDKGGLYAALAKRHTDALLGALRAALDAPAGRRERVEATLDTYLAAIEARPQVYRFLMHPSEGGQPGDPGFDVGKYSAPVLRRMGEELAEVIEERVDLGPGSQQLARVWGHGIVGMMHAAGDWWLGERPCTRAELVRSLADLLWGRLAAAGDRVGGPGF from the coding sequence ATGGACACCACACAGCGGACCGACCAGCAGAGGTCCGCGGACCGCCGCCGGCGCGAGCTGCTGGAGGCCGCGGACAGAGTGGTGCTCCGCGACGGCCCCGGGGCCTCCATGAACGCCATCGCCGCCGAGGCCGGCATCACCAAGCCCATCCTGTACCGCCACTTCGGCGACAAGGGCGGCCTGTACGCCGCGCTCGCCAAGCGGCACACGGACGCGCTCCTCGGAGCGCTGCGGGCGGCACTGGACGCTCCGGCCGGCCGGCGTGAGCGCGTCGAGGCGACGCTCGACACCTACCTGGCGGCCATCGAGGCCCGCCCCCAGGTGTACCGCTTCCTCATGCATCCGTCGGAGGGCGGCCAGCCGGGCGACCCGGGCTTCGATGTCGGCAAGTACTCCGCGCCGGTGCTGCGCCGCATGGGCGAGGAACTGGCCGAGGTCATCGAGGAGCGGGTGGACCTCGGTCCCGGCAGCCAGCAGCTCGCGCGGGTCTGGGGCCACGGGATCGTCGGCATGATGCACGCGGCCGGCGACTGGTGGCTCGGCGAACGGCCCTGCACGCGCGCCGAGTTGGTGCGCAGCCTGGCCGACCTGCTGTGGGGCCGGCTCGCCGCCGCGGGCGACCGCGTGGGCGGCCCCGGCTTCTGA